GCTCTTACTACTATCTAGATAAAGTAAGTTCATTGTGGGATGATATCGAATACAATAATCTCACAAAAGAAGGTGATATTGAGTTTCCTAACGGCAAGAAGCCAATAAGACTTCTCCAGCGAATTATTGCGCTTACGACCGCAGGCGATGATCTGATCCTCGATTTCTTTGCGGGGAGTGGGAGCACGGCACATGCGGTGATGCAGCAGAACGCTGAAGACGGCAGCAATCGCCGCTTCATTCTTATTCAGTTGCCAGAAAAATGTGATCAAGAGGAATTTTCCAAGATCTCAGACATCAGTAAAGAGAGATTGAGGCGTGCAGGAAAGCAGGTACTAGAAGGAACATGCAAAGAGGGCTGGCGCCAGGATGTTGGTTTTCGTGCCATGCAGGTTGATACGTCAAACATGGCCGACGTTTACTACGCGCCCGATGCGCTCGACAGGGCTAAGTTCGATCTGTTCGTCGACAACATCAAGCCTGACCGCACGCCGGAAGACCTGATGTTCCAGGTAATGCTGGATTGGGGTCTTGATCTGGCCCTACCCATTACCAAGCAATCGATTCAAGGCAAGGACGTATTCTTTGTCGATGGCAATGCGCTGGCCGCCTGCTTCGACGCCAGCGGCAGTATCGACGAAGCCTTCGTGAAGGAACTGGCCAAGCATCAGCCGCTGCGCGTGGTGTTCCGCGATGCGGGCTATAAGAACAGCGCGGTCAAGATCAACGTCGAGCAGATTTTCAAGCTCTTGTCGCCCGCCACCGAAGTGAAATGCATCTGAGGTGCGCGCGATGAAACTCAAATTCAAAACGCAGGCTTATCAGACTGCGGCGGTGCAAGCCGTGGTCGACTGCTTCAAAGGGCAACCGCCCGCAACGGCGGAAGCCATCAGCTATCGCATCGATCCGGGCAAGGCCAAAAAAGGGGTCGAAGATCTGTTTGCCGACAGCGGGTTCAAGAACGCCGACCTGAAGCTGACCGATATTGCGCTGTTGGAGAACATCACCCAGGTTCAGCATCAACAGAACTTACCCCAGTCGTCCGAACTGGTGAAGACCAAGGTCAGCAGGGTCAATCTCGATATCGAGATGGAAACCGGCACGGGCAAGACCTATTGCTACATCAAGACCATCTTCGAGCTGAACAAGCAGTACGGCTGGAGCAAGTTCATCATTGTGGTGCCCAGCATTGCCATCCGTGAAGGCGTAGCCAAGTCGCTGGAGATCACCGCCGAGCACTTTCTGGAGACGTACCACAAGAAGGCGCGCTTCTTCATCTACAACTCCAAGCAGTTGCATCATCTGGAGAGCTTCTCGTCGGATGCTGGCATCAACGTGATGGTGATCAACGTGCAGGCATTTAATGCCAAGGGCGCGGATGCACGCCGTATCTACGGCACTCCACGCGTTAATGCTAAAGGCCAGACAGAAATGGTCGGACTGGATGATTTCCAATCTCGTAAGCCGATCGACATCATCAGCGCCAACCGCCCGATCCTGATCCTGGACGAGCCGCAAAAGATGGAAGGCACCGCCACGCTGAAGTCCTTGGAGGAATTCAAGGCACTGATGGTGCTGCGCTACTCGGCCACTCACAAAACCACGCACAACAAGATCCACCGGCTGGACGCGCTGGATGCTTATAACCAAAAGCTGGTGAAAAAGATCGCCGTGCGCGGCATCTCAGTGAAGGGGCTGGCGGGAACCAATGCCTATCTGTACCTGCAGTCCATCGAGATTTCGAGCAAGGCACCTGTGGCCCGTGTTGAGTTCGAGCAGAAGCTGAAAAGCGGCGAGATCAAGCGCGTGGTGCGCAAGCTCTCCAAAGGAGACAACCTCTTCTCCGAAGGTTTTTCAAACGAGCTGGATCAGTACCGTGGCTATGTGGTCGCGGACATCAACGCCAACACCGACACCTTGAGCTTCACCAACGGTGTGGAGTTGAAGGCTGGCGACGCATATGGCGATGTGAATGAAGCAGCGTTACGCCGCATTCAGATTCGGGAGGCGATCAAGGCGCACTTCGACAAGGAGCAGGCGCTGTTCCAGCAAGGCATCAAGGTCTTGACCTTGTTCTTCATCGATGAAGTGGTCAAGTACCGCGACTACTCGGCGGCGGACGAGAAAGGCGAATACGCGCGCATCTTTGAAGAGGAATACAGCCAGTACCTGAACGAGGTATTGGACCTGGATGAAACGCCGTACATCAAGCACCTGAAGGGCATTGCGGCGGAAAAGACGCACAGCGGGTATTTTTCCATCGACAAGAAGACCAAGCGTGACGTCGATCCGAGCATTGCGAAGACAGGTGAAAACAAAGGCCTGTCCGACGATGTGGATGCCTATGACCTGATTCTGCGAAAGAAGGAGCAACTCCTCAAATTCGAAGAGCCGGTACGTTTCATCTTCTCGCACTCTGCCCTGCGCGAAGGCTGGGACAACCCCAACGTCTTCGTGATCTGCTTCCTGAAACATCCCGACTACAACAACGAGGTCACGCGCCGACAAGAGGTCGGTCGTGGCCTGCGCTTGTCGGTCAATCAGCTCGGCGACCGGGTGGATCATCCGGCCATCGTCCATGACGTCAACGTGCTGACCGTGGTGGCAAGCGAAAGCTTCAAGGAGTTCGTCACTGCGCTGCAGAAAGATATCAGCGACTCCTTGTCTGCCCGCCCCAAGGTGGCCAACGAGGCCTACTTCACCGGCAAGGTGCTCAAGACGCCCACCGGCAATGTCGAAGTCACGCCGCAATTGGCCAAGCAGATCTACAAGTACCTGCTCAAGAACGACTACAGCGACGATACCGACCGGATCACGGGCACTTACCACGAGGCCAAGAAGGAAGGCACCCTGGCAGCGCTGCCCCCGGAACTGCAGGCTCATGCTGAACAGGTGTACCAACTGATCGACAGCGTCTTCAGCGACAGCCAGATGTTTGAGATCAGCGACGACCGTCGCCCGAAGAAGAATCCGCTCAACAGCAACTTCGACAAACAGGAGTTCAAGGAGCTGTGGAACCGGATCAATCGCAAGGCGGCTTACAGCGTTGACTTTGATTCAGTGGAGTTGGTGAAGAAGGCCGTTGCCGAACTGGACAAGAGTCTTCGCGTGACGCCGTTGCAGTACACGATTCAAACCGGTGAACAAGTGGAGCAAGTAACGGCTGATGCACTGAAAAGTGGAGACGGCTTCAAGGTTGATAAAACAACGATCGAGTACAACAAGCAGTCAGTTCATTCTGCAGTGAAGTACGACCTCATCGGCAAGATCGCTGAAGGCACGCAACTGACGCGACGCACTACGGCAGACATCCTGAAAGGAATTAGCGTCGCGGTGTTTGCACAGTTCCGCACCAATCCTGAGAGCTTCATCGCCGAAGCCGTGCGACTGATCAACGAGCAGAAGGCAACGATGATCATCGAACACTTGGCCTACGACCCTGTCGAGGACAAGTTCGATATCGACATCTTCACCGCAGGTCAGACCAAGCAGGACTTCAGCAAGGCCGGTGACAAGCTCAAGCGGCACATCTACGACTACGTGATCACGGATTCCGGCATTGAACGAGAGTTTGTGAAAGAGCTGGATACTTGCACTGAGGTAGTTGTGTACGCCAAGTTGCCTCGCGGCTTCCTTATCCCGACGCCGGTAGGTGACTACAACCCGGACTGGGCAATTTCATTCAAAGAAGGCGCGGTCAAGCATATCTATTTCGTTGCGGAGACCAAAGGGTCTATGTCAACGATGCAACTGACGAAGATCGAGGAAACTAAGATCGAATGCGCCCGCAAGTTCTTTGATGAAATCAACCGGAAGTACGCCCCTGAAAACGTCAAGTACGACGTGGTGAACAGTTTTGGGAAACTGATGGAATTAGTTAAGTGATGAGCTAAGCGCAACAAGGAAGTTGCGCTTTTATTCGTTACTGTGGCTAAGGTGGGGCAGGGGTAAATCATGAAAATACTGCGGTTAAGCGCGGTTATTGAGTCGACTGGGCTCGCTAGATCCACAATTTACAAATTTGTTGGATCGGGCGACTTTCCAAAGCCGGTCCCATTAGTAGGGCGGAGCGTAGGTTGGCTTGAGAGCGAGGTCCAGGAGTGGATTAAGGGCAGGATTGAAGCGCGAGATCTTAACTTTCGCCGATAACTTGATGTCGGCGAGGTCTGCTACATTCCGCTGTTTTCTTTCAGTCAGTCGCTGATCCTGCAATAGATTTTATTACCTGAGCTGAGCCTCGTCTTTTGATAAACGTGAGCTGCACTCGACATAGAAGTTTTGCTCCGCCTAGAAGAGCTGCGGTGGGGCAGTTATGGAGATTAGAAATGGAAGTACGTTACTGGGAAGGAGGCCTGCTGCGGCATGAGGTCGAAGCTATCGAGAGCATGCGTAAGGCCTTCAAGGATGTGTCTCAACCTGAAAAATCAGATGCAGCCTCGCCAACGGCTGGTAAGTCTCTAGCTCAGCAGCTCAGTAATCTGTCTCTGAAAGGCAAGGGGGCAGATCAACCTTCTGGTATGTGGCCTTGGAAGGGGTATGCAGGGTTCCGTTTTGCAGACTCGCGCGGTAAAGAAGGCGAGTTCGATCTTGTCATTGTAACCCATAAGAACGTCATCATAGTCGAGCTGAAGCATTGGAATGGTGTTATCACCAGTCATGGTGGCAAGTGGTACCAGAATGGTGATGAGCGTGATCGCTCACCAATATCGGTTACTCAGAATAAAGTCTTTCTACTAAAGAAAAAGCTCAATGCAGTTAGGCAGCAATTCCCGAAGGGCATTGTGCCAAATATCAAATTTTGCGTGGTCTTGAGCGGTAAGTGTACGTTTGATCAGCTACCCGACAATGAGCGCGAGCATGTAATGCATCTCGATGACTTCTTGAAGCTGGCCAACGAGCGTCAATTTAATAATAGGTTTCGCCCGCATCCCGAGGCGGCAGGTCTGAATCAGTATTTTGATGTGTTTGATCAGCTGCTCAATCAGGGAAGTGTCAAACCGAAGGAACTCATGGTTGATGGGTTCCGAGCGCAGGGGGAGCCGATTTTCAAGCATCCCGGCGAGGTTTATGTTGAGTATGAGGCTGCAAACGAGAATAACAAGGCCGATCGTGCTCTTTTACGTTTGTGGGACTTCAATAAGCTCGATGATGTAGATGCCAAAACCCCAGAGGGGCGCTTCAAGATTCTTTCCAGGGAGCGGGATGTTCTGGTTTATCTGGGACAGCGGGATCATGAGTTGGCAAAACGTTGTCTGCGTCCTATCAGAAACCCCTCCGTGCAGTCCGTTACTCAAGAATTTTCTGAGCTGTGCGAGCTTCCGGCAAGTCACTACCGGCTCAACGAATTCATCAATCGATATGCGCAGAACTATGAGGAGAGTGAGCGGGTAAAGTTGGCCAAGATCTTGGTCGCGCAGTTCGCTACCATGCACGGATTTAAGGTCGCTCACCGTGATTTGGGCGACCATAGCGTATGGTTCTCGCCATCCAGCGCCATTGCTTTGTCCAACTTCATTGCAGCCTATCATCAGCCAGCAGGTACGGTTGGCCCACGTCGTGATCAACTGAGTATTGGCTCTATTGCTCTTCCAGAAGATCGTACTGATGAAGGGCACGGCGGTACGCCTTTCCACCGCGACGTTTTCGCGCTTGGACTCCTTTGCTGGCACTTGGCTCAAGCCAAGTCTTTACCTCTCAAGCTGAATGCCGATTACATCGATAGCGTTCGGGATGACATCTTGGATTCGGATACATGGTACTCAGGCGTTCTCGCCAAGGCGGTGGAGCACAATCCAAGCTCTCGCTACGCCAACGCCGGTGAGTTGCTGGACGAGTTGAACCAGGTATCGCCAGAAGATACAGCGCAGTTTGCTTTCGATCAGTCACAACTTGAACGTTTTTCCGCTTCAAGCGCTAGAATTTACAAAATTTACCCGGTGGATGAGGAAATCATTGATACCCCTGAGAAAGAGGTCTATCGGTCGGGTGATTGCATTGTAAAACTATGGCCTACGATCCATGCAGATGCTCCGCAGGCAGGGCAAGGTCCGTTGTTGCTCAGCTTTTTTGAAAAAATAGAATTGCTGAATAAAAGTGGCTATGAATTTTTGCCTAGGATTGATCAGTTTGGGTATGACAAGAGCGGTACTCCTTTTTTAGTTCAACAATTTATCGATGGCCAACACTGGAGCGAATTATCACAGCTGAGCTCGCGACGAGCCGAAGAGCTGATTCGTAATTTTATTTCTGCAGTTGAGTGTCTGCATGAGCAGCAGTTGACTCACGGAGATCTCCATCCTGGAAATATCAAAGTCGTAGTGCCAGTTGATGACGGGCAGTCCGCACAGCTTTACCTGCTAGACCTTCCGGATCTTACAGTTTCAGGAAGCGAACCTTTCAATAATCGATATAGCCCTCTAGCCGAAAGCTGCACACCTTTCGAGCGTGATAACTTTGCTGTCATGCGTATGGCTGTAGAGTTGCTCGGAATGGACTGGGATCAGCCAGATGAACATGATCTGCCTGAGCTGCGTAAGGCAATTAATGAGGAATTACAGAGCGATTCAGGCTTCGTTGCGCTAGACCGATTTAGTGATGCTCTTAATCGTGAATTTCGTCCGAAGCAAGCTAGAACAGTTATTACAGTCACCGTGCGCGGAAATGACTCTCTAGATTTCGCAATTTATCCTGACAATGGACGCCTTTTTGTCAGCATCAAGCCAGATGTAAAGGATGCCCATCAGGCTGTCGTTACGTTCAGCGGTGTGGGCGGAAGCTTTTCAGCTGCATATGAGAAGTCCTCGAAAGCCTTTGTGAGGGGATTCAAGCCTAGTCAGCAGGAGGCTGTTCCGCACTGGGTTGAGCGTAATGCAGATTTTGAAATTGATGTCGAAATTAATGTTGTTGTTGCAAATATTAGTAACCTCAAAGAGCTGTCAGACTTTATGGGGAATAATCTGGCGTTCGACGAGCTTGTTGCCAGTATTATGGATGCTGCCTGTGCTTCCTCAGTAAACCAGGAGGCCGGAGGTGCGCATAACTCCACCGATTTGGCTGCTGACAATGATATCAATGAAGAGCATGTCCCGGAGATAAAAACGAGGTCTATTCAGACAAGTAAAGTCTGGAAGGCTATAATGGATACAGAAGTCGAGGGGCTGCCAACGCTAGAGGTGTCGGGTGAGCCTGTCTTTAATAAAGAAAAAACTGGGCTCATGATTCCATATACAGCCAGTGGTGAGGTTTTAGAGTCGTTCGAGACTGATGATAAAATTAATCTCATCAAGAAGGATGGTGAAAAGCAAATCAATCTTGGTGAGATAGATCTTCGTAAGAGTACAAAGTCTGCTCTGTGTTTGGTGTACTCAGGAAAAACCAGAGCTGTTATTAAAGCTGATGATGTGCTCTATCTTCAAAGCAATAAGAACAGGTCCTCGTTGACCCGTCGAAAGCGCGCGATAGAGCGTATATTAGGTCGTCAATCAGTTGTAACAGGGCTGGTTGACTATTTTGACGAAGGCTGCAGTATAGTTCCTGAGCGATTTTCTGTGCCGCCAACTGAGGAAGGTTTCGCAGTCTACCAGCGAGAAACTTCAAGCGGGCAGACTATTGGCCTCAACGATGCACAGAAGGATGCTTTTTCAAAGTTGATAACAAATGGGCCAGTGGGTTTTTTGCAGGGGCCACCCGGTACCGGTAAGACTGAGTTTATTGCCGCATTCTGCCACTACCTGATAAGTGAAGAGGGTGCTAGGAATATCCTTCTTGTTAGCCAGTCGCATGAGGCTGTAAATACTGCGGCAGAGCGCATTCGTGCCCACTGCCGCAGATTGAATACCGATCTCGATGTTGTGCGTTTCAGCAACCGCGAACAGGTAGTCTCAGATGAGTTGCAGGATGTCTATTCCAAGTCGATTGTCACCCAGCAACAATCGAGCTTTAGCGCTGAACTAAAAAGGCGTTTGTCTCTGATGGCTCCCTCGCTTGGGGTTAGCGCCGGGTTTATCGCGAGCCTGGTTGAGCTTGAGTCGAGGATTCATGGACTGGTCAAAAGCATTGAGCGCCTGGATAAGGATCTGCAAGATGCTGGTGAGGGCACTCTCGAGTCTAAGCAATTGACCGCAAGCCTGAGTCGAATGCAAGAGGATCTGCTTGAGGCGCTTGCCAATGACTATGGTATCTCTGCAGCCCCAGAGTCTACTGCTCGGAATATGCTTGAGCAGGCCTATGCCAGTGTTACCGCCAGTCACGGTGTCAGGCCGCATGAATTTAAGCGTTGCATGGATCTGATCAAGCTGTCTGAGGAGTTGCTGCAACGTATTGCCACTGATGGCGCTAATTACGATGAGTTTCTGATGCGCGCCAGAACACTGGTCTGCGGTACCTGTGTAGGCGTCGGTCTACCGCATTTGAAACTTGCTGAAAACCGGTTTGACTGGGTCATTATCGATGAGGCTGCACGTTCTTCACCTAGCGAGCTGGCGATTGCCATGCAGGTGGGAAGCCGAATTCTGTTGGTAGGGGATCATCGGCAGCTTCCTCCAACCTATGCAGACGAGCATCTCAAGGCCATCGCCCGTGATTTGGGACTGCATAGTCAGTCAGACGAGTTTCGGCGGATCATGCGGAGCGATTTCGAGCGCGCTTTTGAGTCTGCTTATGGCCGAGGTGTCAGTGCCACACTTAAGGTTCAGTACCGTATGCAACCACCGATCGGAGATCTGGTTTCGGAGGTTTTCTACGGTGGTGAACTAATGACTGGTGCGCGGCCTGTGCCGGAATGCTTTTCGAATGCTCCAGATGTTATCGGTTCAATTGTAACTTGGTTGGATACGGGCGTTCTCGGGAAACAAGCTAATCACTCGGAGCAGCAAGGTAGTACCAGCTTGGTAAACCATGCTGAGGCAAACTCCATTATTAAGATGCTCAAAGATATTGAAAGTGACATGGAATTCAGCTCGGCATTAGTTGAGGAAATGACGGAAACCATGGAGCCTCCTATTGGGATCATCTGCATGTATTCTGAGCAGAAGAAGTTGGTTCGTAAAAAGTTTGCCGAGAAAACATGGGCGGAAGATTTCAAGAAATTGGTCAAGATTGACACTGTTGATAGTTACCAAGGAAAAGAAAACCGCATTGTCATTGTTTCTCTGACGCGATCCTCTGCAGACCTTTCTCCAGGCTTCTTGCGGTTGCCGAATCGAATAAATGTGGCAATGTCCCGAGCCATGGATCGTTTGGTTATTGTCGGTGACATGAGTATGTGGGCAGGGCGGAACGCGGATCTGCCGTTGGGTAAAGTTGCCACTTATATTCAAGAGCGTCAGGATGGTGAGCGCTACAGGATTACGTCGGTAGTAAATGCAAAAGGAGCTGCATGATGGCTGGTGAAGCTTTGGTTTTGTTTGAAGTTGATATCTGTGTGCCAGCGCAGCAGTTCAGAATTGAGTATTCTCTGATTGAGAAGGGGGGGCTTCCATTCGTTTCTGAGTTCTTGCTGCGTTTGTTGAAAGTCTCCCCTTTGATGTCGGCTGATATAGCTAGATACTTCGGTTTCACTTCGAAAGAGTTGAGTGCGGCACTGACACCCTTTTTCCAGAAGGGAGAGGTTTCTGTCCAGCCAGATGGGCGGATTAGTCTTTCAGAAAAAGGACTTCGACTCTTCTCAGGAAATGAAGACTCTCCCAGTGTCAGGTCTAGACAGGACTATCGGCGATCATTCACTTTTGACTTGCTAACGTTCTCCTATCTTGGGGGGAAGATTCCATCGGCAAGTACAAGGCGAGCAGTTCTTCTAGATGCCGGTGTTGAAGTTAGGGCTGTTTCACAGCAAAGGGCGGTCGGTGCATTTCAGAATAATTTGCATGAGATATTTCGTCGTGGGGATTTGACAGGGAAGGATCAGCAAGACTCTGTTCCGGAGTTGTACAAAATAAGCGACGTGAGGAAAAGCTCAGACGTGTGCTTTCTTGTTGAGGAGGCGTTGTGCCTTGATGTTGATAGTCTCGATTTGAGTTTCGAGGTGAAAAAGGGAATAGCCGAGGAGGAGGAATATATTGGTCGTCGTGCATCTATGCTGCATAGCCTAAATGGACGCGAAAATTTCGATGATGTTGTTCGACTGGCAGATAGGTTAGGCGATCCAGAAACGATTGATGCTCTTTCGAGCGGAGTGATGGATTTCAGAGGAGTTGCTCAACGTGCTTTGTCGTTTGGCTTAGATGATCGCCGTGGTGACGTAAGAATTTATGGATCCCTACAGCTGAATAGAAATTGGGATCAGGTGTGTTCGTTATTGAAAAAGCACCATGAGAAAATTTCTGATTCTGAGCGTGAAGTTGCTACCAGACTTACCTGGCTCGCTCCGTGCTCCCATGGATTGTGGGGTAAAAGCTCTCGCCATGGTCAAGCATTAAGTAAGTTCGTTGAGTATGCGGGTTTGAAAAACAAACGAAACGACCGGCATGCTTTTGAGGCAGAGATTCTGATTCCCTTGTCGTCTAGCAAGGATTGGCAGTCGAAAAAGGCTGCAAATAATGATTGCGCAGAGGCGAAAGAGTATTTGCACGGCTTTGTCGAGTCTGAAATCTTGGCGCCTCTAGAGGTTTTTATGCTGAGCGGCTGCTTTGCAGTTGTTATGTATCATCTTGTGGTGCCTGACCGTTACCCTGTACCAATTCCGTTTGGATTTATTACTGAAGACCCATCTCGCGTGAGGAGTATTGAGGGGCTAGTTAGGTCTGTTCTTGATGAGTACAGCTTTGAGAATAAGCCAAGGTACTTGGGTGGCTTGGCTGATCTGGGCAGGAATTTGTAGTGGTGTTGATGCTCCGCTCTATGCTGTCAGTGACTGCCGCGCTTTGTGAACGCCGTGCCATGCTTTTGTTGTAGAGTGCAACCAGGCATTTGCAGTAGCAGGGATCGCGTCAGGGATGTCATCAGTTCCCCAACCCAAGAGCTTGGTCATCGATCTGGAGGTCGCTCCCGGAAAGGAGGGGCATCCAGATCGTATCTTTAAGATCGGGGCAGCGCGGCCTGATCTCGGTGTCGAGCTTGATCGTAAGGTCTCGAAAAATCTCCCCGAGATTCTTGCTGAAGTCGATGCGCTGTCCGATGGTGCTGGCTTTCTTCTGGGGCATAACGTCATCGAACATGACTTGCCCATCCTCAAGCAGCAGGCACCTGCGCTCGCTCTGCATTCTCTGCCAGTCATCGACACCTTAAGACTCTCCCCTCTGGCGTTTCCGCAGAACCCCTATCACCGGCTGGTCAAGGATTACAAACTCATCCGAGACAGCCTCAACTCGCCGCTTGCAGACTGTCGTTCGACGCTGGTTTTGTTCAGAGATCAGCGAGATGCATTTGCGCAGTTGAATGAGACCAATCGTGCTGAGCTACTCTGCTACCAGGCATTGCTTGCTCCAAGCATAAAGAGTGATCTGGGATCTTTTTTCGCTTCGCTAACGGGGCAGACTGCAGTTCCGATTTCGGATCTGCAGCGGCTCATTCCCAGTCTGTTGGCGGAAACCGATCCATCATTGGATCGTGATCTCAAGGTATGTAGAGCTCGACTGGAAGCTCTCCTGGCTGAGGACCTTGAGCAGACGGATTTGCATCTGCCCTTGGCTTATGCCCTTGCGTGGTTGAGGGTGTCGGGGGGCAACTCTGTTCTTGCGCCTTGGGTGCGGCATCAGTTCTCTGCTGTTGGGCGATTGATTACTGAGCTCCGGGATGTTCCCTGCGGCCGTTCAGACTGCCGCTACTGCTGCACGACCCACGATCCGCGCCATGAGCTGAAGCGCTACTTCGGCTTTGCTGATTTCCGCTACGAACGCCCCGGCCAAAGCCTGCAACACGATGTGGTTCTCGCAGGCATGCAGGGCAGACATGTGCTCGCTATCCTGGCAACCGGTGGTGGTAAATCGCTGTGTTACCAACTGCCGGCGCTGAATCGTTTTCATCGCAACGGCAGCCTGACCATCATCATTTCGCCTCTGCAGTCGCTGATGAAGGATCAGGTTGACGGGCTTCTTGAGCGAAATGTGCAGTGTGCTGCGACGCTCAATGGCCTGCTGACCATGCCTGAGCGTGCTGATGTGCTGGAGAAGGTCCAGATGGGCGATGTCGGCATTCTGCTGGTATCTCCTGAGCAGTTCCGCAACAAGGCTTTCCGGCGTGCGATACGCCAGCGCCAGATCGGCGCTTGGATTTTCGATGAGGCCCACTGCTTGTCGAAGTGGGGCAACGATTTCCGTCCAGATTACATGTACGCCTCGCGCTTCATTCGCGAGCACACAGGCGATCAACCCCTAGCGCCAATTGGCTGCTTCACTGCAACGGCTAAGCCGGATGTGTTGGCTGATATCCGTGATCATTTCAAGGAAGGCCTCGGAATTGAGTTTGATCAGTTCCTGGGGACTCATGAGCGGACGAATCTTAGCTTTGAAGTGCTGCCCTGCAGTCGTGGCGAGAAATGGCCCAGAACCCATCAATTGCTTGAGGATCACCTCGGCGGCCAGGACGGTGGTGCGGTCGTTTTCGTTGCAAGTCGCAAGGGCGCTGAAGAGCTTTCAGAGTTTCTAGTCGGGCAGGGATGGCCGTGCCGCCATTTCCACGCCGGGATTGAACCCAATGACAAGAAGGATATCCAGGACGACTTCAAGGCTGGGCGGCTCCGCATCATCGTTGCCACCAATGCCTTTGGCATGGGCGTCGACAAGTCCGATATCCGCCTGGTAGTTCACGCAGACATTCCTGGTTCGCTGGAGAACTACCTTCAAGAGGCAGGCAGGGCAGGGCGTGACCAGGATGCAGCACGCTGTGTGCTGCTTTATGACTCGCAGGATATTGAGACCCAATTTGGATTGTGCGAGCGCTCCAAGCTCAGCCTCCGTGACATCCAACAAATTCTCCGCAAGCTGCGTTTCGAGTATGCCAG
The Pseudomonas triclosanedens DNA segment above includes these coding regions:
- a CDS encoding type III restriction-modification system endonuclease is translated as MKLKFKTQAYQTAAVQAVVDCFKGQPPATAEAISYRIDPGKAKKGVEDLFADSGFKNADLKLTDIALLENITQVQHQQNLPQSSELVKTKVSRVNLDIEMETGTGKTYCYIKTIFELNKQYGWSKFIIVVPSIAIREGVAKSLEITAEHFLETYHKKARFFIYNSKQLHHLESFSSDAGINVMVINVQAFNAKGADARRIYGTPRVNAKGQTEMVGLDDFQSRKPIDIISANRPILILDEPQKMEGTATLKSLEEFKALMVLRYSATHKTTHNKIHRLDALDAYNQKLVKKIAVRGISVKGLAGTNAYLYLQSIEISSKAPVARVEFEQKLKSGEIKRVVRKLSKGDNLFSEGFSNELDQYRGYVVADINANTDTLSFTNGVELKAGDAYGDVNEAALRRIQIREAIKAHFDKEQALFQQGIKVLTLFFIDEVVKYRDYSAADEKGEYARIFEEEYSQYLNEVLDLDETPYIKHLKGIAAEKTHSGYFSIDKKTKRDVDPSIAKTGENKGLSDDVDAYDLILRKKEQLLKFEEPVRFIFSHSALREGWDNPNVFVICFLKHPDYNNEVTRRQEVGRGLRLSVNQLGDRVDHPAIVHDVNVLTVVASESFKEFVTALQKDISDSLSARPKVANEAYFTGKVLKTPTGNVEVTPQLAKQIYKYLLKNDYSDDTDRITGTYHEAKKEGTLAALPPELQAHAEQVYQLIDSVFSDSQMFEISDDRRPKKNPLNSNFDKQEFKELWNRINRKAAYSVDFDSVELVKKAVAELDKSLRVTPLQYTIQTGEQVEQVTADALKSGDGFKVDKTTIEYNKQSVHSAVKYDLIGKIAEGTQLTRRTTADILKGISVAVFAQFRTNPESFIAEAVRLINEQKATMIIEHLAYDPVEDKFDIDIFTAGQTKQDFSKAGDKLKRHIYDYVITDSGIEREFVKELDTCTEVVVYAKLPRGFLIPTPVGDYNPDWAISFKEGAVKHIYFVAETKGSMSTMQLTKIEETKIECARKFFDEINRKYAPENVKYDVVNSFGKLMELVK
- a CDS encoding AAA domain-containing protein, whose product is MEVRYWEGGLLRHEVEAIESMRKAFKDVSQPEKSDAASPTAGKSLAQQLSNLSLKGKGADQPSGMWPWKGYAGFRFADSRGKEGEFDLVIVTHKNVIIVELKHWNGVITSHGGKWYQNGDERDRSPISVTQNKVFLLKKKLNAVRQQFPKGIVPNIKFCVVLSGKCTFDQLPDNEREHVMHLDDFLKLANERQFNNRFRPHPEAAGLNQYFDVFDQLLNQGSVKPKELMVDGFRAQGEPIFKHPGEVYVEYEAANENNKADRALLRLWDFNKLDDVDAKTPEGRFKILSRERDVLVYLGQRDHELAKRCLRPIRNPSVQSVTQEFSELCELPASHYRLNEFINRYAQNYEESERVKLAKILVAQFATMHGFKVAHRDLGDHSVWFSPSSAIALSNFIAAYHQPAGTVGPRRDQLSIGSIALPEDRTDEGHGGTPFHRDVFALGLLCWHLAQAKSLPLKLNADYIDSVRDDILDSDTWYSGVLAKAVEHNPSSRYANAGELLDELNQVSPEDTAQFAFDQSQLERFSASSARIYKIYPVDEEIIDTPEKEVYRSGDCIVKLWPTIHADAPQAGQGPLLLSFFEKIELLNKSGYEFLPRIDQFGYDKSGTPFLVQQFIDGQHWSELSQLSSRRAEELIRNFISAVECLHEQQLTHGDLHPGNIKVVVPVDDGQSAQLYLLDLPDLTVSGSEPFNNRYSPLAESCTPFERDNFAVMRMAVELLGMDWDQPDEHDLPELRKAINEELQSDSGFVALDRFSDALNREFRPKQARTVITVTVRGNDSLDFAIYPDNGRLFVSIKPDVKDAHQAVVTFSGVGGSFSAAYEKSSKAFVRGFKPSQQEAVPHWVERNADFEIDVEINVVVANISNLKELSDFMGNNLAFDELVASIMDAACASSVNQEAGGAHNSTDLAADNDINEEHVPEIKTRSIQTSKVWKAIMDTEVEGLPTLEVSGEPVFNKEKTGLMIPYTASGEVLESFETDDKINLIKKDGEKQINLGEIDLRKSTKSALCLVYSGKTRAVIKADDVLYLQSNKNRSSLTRRKRAIERILGRQSVVTGLVDYFDEGCSIVPERFSVPPTEEGFAVYQRETSSGQTIGLNDAQKDAFSKLITNGPVGFLQGPPGTGKTEFIAAFCHYLISEEGARNILLVSQSHEAVNTAAERIRAHCRRLNTDLDVVRFSNREQVVSDELQDVYSKSIVTQQQSSFSAELKRRLSLMAPSLGVSAGFIASLVELESRIHGLVKSIERLDKDLQDAGEGTLESKQLTASLSRMQEDLLEALANDYGISAAPESTARNMLEQAYASVTASHGVRPHEFKRCMDLIKLSEELLQRIATDGANYDEFLMRARTLVCGTCVGVGLPHLKLAENRFDWVIIDEAARSSPSELAIAMQVGSRILLVGDHRQLPPTYADEHLKAIARDLGLHSQSDEFRRIMRSDFERAFESAYGRGVSATLKVQYRMQPPIGDLVSEVFYGGELMTGARPVPECFSNAPDVIGSIVTWLDTGVLGKQANHSEQQGSTSLVNHAEANSIIKMLKDIESDMEFSSALVEEMTETMEPPIGIICMYSEQKKLVRKKFAEKTWAEDFKKLVKIDTVDSYQGKENRIVIVSLTRSSADLSPGFLRLPNRINVAMSRAMDRLVIVGDMSMWAGRNADLPLGKVATYIQERQDGERYRITSVVNAKGAA
- a CDS encoding AlpA family transcriptional regulator, with amino-acid sequence MKILRLSAVIESTGLARSTIYKFVGSGDFPKPVPLVGRSVGWLESEVQEWIKGRIEARDLNFRR